A window of the Lactuca sativa cultivar Salinas chromosome 7, Lsat_Salinas_v11, whole genome shotgun sequence genome harbors these coding sequences:
- the LOC111910898 gene encoding cellulose synthase-like protein E6, with product MGDIEHFPLFETKQAKGRTLFKVYAASMAMGICLICVYRATQTPEKGKTGRYLWIGLFMAELWFTFYWLITQLVRWNPVTHQTFKEQLSLKYENVLPGVDIFVCTADPVIEPPLMVINTVLSMMAYDYPPEKLNIYVSDDGGSELMFYALLEASRFSKHWLPFCKRYKIEPRSPSAYFAHVSPINNEWSSIKNKYEEMRKRIDDTTSLGKVTEEMRKEHKGFHEWVLGSNKNDHQAIIQILIDQRDPEARDTDGKSLPGLVYVAREKRPEWHHNFKAGAMNALIRVSSKISNNPIILNVDCDMYSNNSESIRDAMCFFMDERSQNNIAFVQFPQNFDNLTRNDVYSNSLMVINDVEVGGLDSYGGCLYVGSGCFHRRDTLCGRIYTLDSKINCEKENHKEITESIDAIENECKILVSCSYEHNTQWGKEMGVKYGCPVEDIITGLSIKCRGWRSVHLNPKRKAFLGLSPTTLLQTLIQTKRWAEGDFQIFLSQYCPLVFGHNKIPLRLQISYCCYLLWAANCWATLYYVSVPSYCLLARISLFPKLSSYWFLPFAYVFVGKYAYSLGEFYWLGGTIKGWWNDQRMWLYRRLTSYLFGFCDVVFKSMGFTTSGFVITSKVSEEDALQRYNKEIMEFGATSPMFNILSTLALVNVLSFVNGVKWMIMDSDINGFSELGVQMVLCGLIILINIPLYEGMFFRKDSGSMPSSVTFQSTMLAVLFCTLAII from the exons ATGGGAGACATAGAACACTTTCCTTTATTTGAAACCAAGCAAGCTAAAGGAAGAACCTTGTTCAAGGTTTATGCAGCATCAATGGCGATGGGTATATGTTTGATATGCGTTTATAGAGCAACCCAAACACCCGAAAAGGGCAAAACCGGAAGATATTTATGGATTGGATTGTTCATGGCTGAGCTATGGTTCACTTTCTACTGGCTCATAACCCAGTTGGTTCGATGGAATCCAGTCACACACCAGACCTTCAAAGAGCAACTCTCTCTCAA GTACGAAAACGTGCTTCCTGGTGTTGACATATTTGTCTGTACAGCTGACCCAGTAATAGAGCCGCCATTAATGGTGATAAACACAGTGTTATCCATGATGGCATACGATTACCCACCGGAAAAGCTCAACATTTATGTCTCCGACGATGGTGGATCAGAGTTAATGTTCTATGCACTTCTAGAAGCTTCTCGTTTCTCGAAGCACTGGCTACCTTTTTGCAAAAGGTACAAGATTGAGCCACGTTCACCCTCAGCTTACTTTGCTCATGTATCTCCTATCAACAACGAATGGTCATCCATCAAG AATAAATATGAAGAAATGAGGAAACGAATAGATGACACCACAAGTTTAGGGAAAGTGACAGAAGAGATGAGAAAAGAGCATAAAGGGTTTCACGAATGGGTTTTGGGTTCAAACAAAAATGACCATCAGGCTATTATCCAA ATACTAATtgatcaaagagatccagaagcAAGAGATACAGATGGGAAAAGTTTGCCAGGTTTGGTATACGTGGCACGTGAGAAGAGACCTGAATGGCATCATAACTTCAAAGCTGGAGCCATGAATGCTCTG ATACGGGTGTCATCAAAGATAAGCAACAACCCAATTATTCTAAATGTAGATTGTGATATGTACTCAAACAACTCAGAATCTATACGAGATGCCATGTGCTTTTTCATGGATGAAAGGAGCCAAAATAATATTGCATTCGTACAGTTTCCACAAAACTTTGATAATCTTACAAGAAACGATGTTTACAGCAATTCTCTAATGGTCATCAATGAT GTGGAGGTTGGAGGTTTGGACTCTTATGGAGGGTGCCTATACGTTGGAAGTGGTTGCTTTCACAGAAGAGATACTCTCTGTGGCAGAATCTATACCCTCGACTCAAAAATCAATTGCGAGAAAGAGAATCATAAAGAAATTACAGAAAGTATTGACGCGATCGAAAACGAATGCAAAATTCTTGTAAGCTGTAGCTATGAACACAACACTCAATGGGGAAaagag ATGGGAGTAAAGTATGGGTGTccagttgaagatatcattactGGATTATCCATAAAATGTAGAGGTTGGAGATCTGTCCATTTAAATCCAAAAAGAAAAGCGTTCCTAGGACTTTCTCCAACTACACTGTTACAGACACTTATACAGACAAAAAGATGGGCAGAAGGTGACTTCCAGATATTCTTATCCCAATACTGCCCCCTTGTATTCGGGCACAACAAAATTCCACTGAGACTTCAAATTTCTTATTGCTGTTACCTCTTATGGGCTGCAAATTGTTGGGCTACGCTATATTACGTTTCTGTCCCTTCTTATTGTCTCCTCGCACGCATCTCTCTGTTCCCaaag TTATCAAGCTACTGGTTTCTACCTTTCGCGTATGTATTTGTTGGAAAATACGCCTACAGTTTAGGGGAGTTTTACTGGTTAGGAGGGACAATAAAAGGTTGGTGGAATGACCAAAGAATGTGGTTATACAGAAGATTAACTTCTTACCTTTTTGGATTCTGTGATGTCGTCTTCAAGTCAATGGGTTTCACCACTTCTGGTTTTGTCATCACATCAAAGGTTTCTGAAGAAGATGCGTTACAGAGATACAACAAAGAGATCATGGAATTTGGTGCCACCTCACCAATGTTCAACATTTTATCAACACTTGCACTCGTTAATGTTCTCAGTTTTGTTAATGGAGTAAAGTGGATGATTATGGATTCAGACATTAATGGTTTTAGTGAGTTAGGGGTACAGATGGTTTTGTGTGGTTTGATAATTCTCATCAACATTCCATTATATGAAGGGATGTTCTTTCGCAAGGATAGTGGTAGCATGCCCTCTTCTGTTACCTTTCAGTCAACTATGTTAGCTGTATTATTTTGTACATTAGCCATTATTTAG